The window CGCTCATGGCCGATGCGCGCTCTGTGATCCAAAGATACTATCCTCAAGCGGCGTCGCTCTATGCGAAAAGGGGATGGGCGCTCCCCACGCACATCGACAGGGTTTACGATCCGGGCAAGGCGGAGCGGCTGCTTGGATTCCGTTGTCGCACGGATTTCGGATCAGTGCTTGCAGCTCTGGAGAATGGTGCGCAACTGCCCTTTGTCCATGATGCCGGCTATGTTTCGCCCAAGGAGACGTCCCGATGTACACGCTGATAACCGCCAACCGGAACTATTCGAGCTGGTCGCTGCGGCCTTGGGTGCTGATGAAGGCGTTGGGCATTGCGTTCGAAGATCGGGTCGAGCCCTTCACGAAGCCGGTCAATTATGACGAATTCCGGGCTTTCTCTCCGACTGGTCAGGTTCCGGTCCTGCTTGATGGAGACCGGGTTGTCCACGATTCGCTTGGCATCTGTCTCTACCTGGCCGATCGGCATGCGGGCGTCTGGCCCGATGACAAGGCGGCGAGGGCCTGGGCCCAATGTGCCGTGGCGGAAATGCATGGCGGCTTTGCGGCGCTGCGCAACGCGTGCCCAATGAATGTCGGTGTTCGCGTGCGACCGAAGCCGCTGAGCGATGCCGTTGCGCAAAATGTGCAGAGGCTTCAGGAACTCTGGCCCGAAGGCCTGTCTCGCTTCGGCGGACCCTGGCTGGGCGGCAGCGCCTTCAGCGCGGTCGATGCCTTTTTTGCTCCGGTTGCCTATCGGGTTCGGACCTATGGCCTTGACGTTGGCGCCGGTCAGGCATGGGTCGATCGTGTCATTGCGCATCCGGCCATGCAGCAATGGGAAGCAGAAGCTCTGGCCGAAAGTTGGCGCGAGGCAAGCCACGAGGAGGAATTGCGGGACGCGGGTGATATACTCGCCGACTACAGGATGGGTTGACCGCGTCTCTAGAAAAGGCCTGCAGTCTCCGCTGCGAGCCAGAGTCCGAGCCCCAGGAACAGCAAGGCCGCCACAATCTGGACCGTGCGCAGCGGCACACGTTTGACGAGTTCGTGGCCCATATAGACTGCGGGCACATTGGCGATCATCATGCCGAGCGTCGTGCCCATGGTGACCCACAGGACGCTCTGGAACCGCGCGCCCAATGCGATCGTCGCGATCTGTGTCTTGTCTCCGATTTCCACGATGAAAAAGGCAATGCAGGTCGTGATGAAAGGTCCGAACCGGCTCGCCTTGCCGGCTTCATCATCTGCCTTGTCGGGAATCAGGGTCCATCCAGCCATGGCAATGAATGATGCCGCCACAGCGTAACGGAACCAGGGTCCGTCCAGCAGGGATGCTGCGGTAACGCCCGCAAAGGCAGCCAATGCGTGGTTGGCAAGCGTGGCAGCCAATATGCCAGCGATAATCGGCAAGGGCTTGCGAAAGCGCGTGGCGAGGATGATCGCCAGAAGCTGGGTTTTGTCGCCCATTTCAGCCAGAGCTACGATCAGGGTGGAGGTGAGCAAAGCGTCCATCGACCGGTCGTTAGGGGCTGGTTTTTGATGGCGCAACGATTGCTTCTTTGCGAATCCGAAGAATCCATGCTTAAGGCCCTCGGCATGGCTTCACGACCTCGCACACTGTATGAAAAAATCTGGGACGCCCATGTTGTCGATCAACGTGCGGACGGCACCTGCCTTGTCTTCATCGACCGTCACCTCGTCCATGAAGTCACCAGCCCGCAGGCGTTCGAAGGGTTGCGGGTGGCGGGCCGCAAAGTTCGGCGCCCGGATCTGACGCTGGCCGTGCCGGATCACAATCTCCCGACAACCCCGCGCAAGGATGCAGCAGGAAATCGCTTGCCGATCGCGGATCCGGAAAGCGCGCAGCAGCTTGCCGCGCTTGAACAGAATGCACCTGCCTTCGGAATCCGGTATATCGGTGCGACAGACCGGGAGCAGGGCATCGTTCACGTCGTTGGCCCGGAACAAGGCTTCTCCCTGCCCGGAACCACTATTGTGTGCGGAGACAGCCATACGGCCTGTCACGGCGGACTAGGCGCGCTTGCGTTCGGCATCGGCACATCCGAGGTCGAACATGTTCTCGCGACACAGACGCTGCTGTTGACGCCTTCGAAGACGATGGAAGTTCGGGTTGAGGGTGCTCTTGGTCCTGGCGTAACCGCCAAGGATCTGGCGCTTGAAATCATCCGTCGGATTGGCGCTGCGGGTGGCACAGGGCATGTCATCGAATATACCGGATCGACGATCCGTACCCTGTCCGTCGAAGGGCGGCTGACAGTCTCCAACATGTCTATCGAGGGCGGGGCCCGTGCCGGGTTGATTGCGCCGGATGATGTGACCTTTGCTTATCTCAAGGGGCGACCCATGGCACCGAACGGAGCGGATTGGGACGCCGCTGTGGCCTATTGGCGCACGCTCGTGACCGATCCGGGCGCCACCTATGACCGGACGGTGCTGATCGACGCGGCCGAAATCGCGCCCAATGTCACCTGGGGGACAAGTCCCGAAGATGTGGTCCCGGTGACCGGTGTCGTGCCTGATCCCATGGACTTCGCTGACCCGTCCAAACAGGAGGCAGCGCGGAAATCGCTGGCCTATATGGGGCTGGAACCGGGTATGCGGATGCAGGATGTGGCGGTCGAGAATATCTTTATTGGCAGCTGCACCAACAGCCGCATCGAAGACTTGCGCGCAGCGGCGGCTGTCCTGAAGGGCCGCAAGAAGGCGCCCGGTGTCAAATGGGCCATTGTTGTGCCGGGATCAGGCCTGGTGAAGGAACAGGCCGAAGCAGAAGGGCTGGATCGCATCTTCAAGGACGCGGGCCTTGAATGGCGGGAACCGGGATGTTCGGCATGCCTCGGCATGAATCCAGACAAGGTTCCGCCGGGCGAACGTTCCGCATCGACTTCGAACCGGAATTTCGTCGGCAGGCAGGGACCGGGAGCGCGCACGCATCTGGTTTCGCCGGCAATGGCAGCCGCTGCGGCTGTGACAGGGCGGCTCTGCGATGTTCGTGAACTTGGGGGAGCTGCCTGATGGATCCCGTCAATCATGTGCAGGGCAAGGCCTATCCCTTTGGACGCAAGAACGTCGACACGGATGTCATCATTCCGGCTCACTGGCTCAAGACAATCAGTCGTATCGGCCTTGGGCGGGGCGCTTTCGAAGCGTTGAGGGCAGAGCCCGGCAACCTGTTCGACGATCCGGCCTATGCCGGATCGCCCATCCTCATTGCGGGCGATAATTTCGGTTGCGGATCAAGCCGCGAGCATGCGGCATGGGCGCTCGGCGACATGGGCATCAAGGCTGTCATCGCGCCGAGTTTTTCGGATATCTTTTCAGGGAATGCTTTCAAGAACGGCATTCTGACTGTGGTTCTGCCGCAAGAAGCGGTCGATCGGCTGATGGAGGTCGCAAAGACGGACGAAATCCACATCGACCTCGAAAACCAGACGGTGACCACGCCGTTTCAGGATCGTTTTTCTTTCGAGATTGACCCATTCCGCAAGCAGTGCCTGATGGGTGGGCTTGATGAAATTGGCATGACCATGGCGATGGATGCCCAGATCAGTAATTATGAGCAACGTGCCGCTGCCGCCTGGCCGTGGCAAGCAGGAGGTGCGAACGCATGAAGGCGCTTTTGTCAAAGGCGGTGGGTGGACCCGAAACGCTGGTTCTGGAAGAGGTTCCGGATCCGGTCGCAGGCCCCGGTCAAATCCTGGTTGCGGTGAAGGCCTGTTCAATCAACTATCCAGACGTTCTCATCATTGAGGACAAGTACCAGTTCAAGCCGCCGCGGCCATTTGCGCCCGGTGGTGAGATTGCCGGGGTCGTCGAAGCGGTTGGTGAAGGCGTGACCAAGTGGAAGCCGGGAGACCGTGTGCTTTCGACAGTCGGCAATGGCGGGTTGGTCGAAAAGATTGTCCTTGGCGAAGGACAGGCTTTTGCGTTGCCGCCGGAGCGCAGTTTCGAAGAGGGTGCGTCGCTCCTGCTGACTTACGGCACGACCATCCATGCCCTGCTTGATCGCGGGCACCTGAAGGAAGGCGAAACGCTCCTCGTGCTTGGCGCTGCCGGCGGTGTCGGCATGGCTGCCGTTGAATTGGGCAAGGCCTTTGGCGCGCGCGTCGTTGCCGCTGTTTCCACCGAAGAAAAGGCGGCGGCCGCCAAGGCCGCGGGCGCAGACGAGACGATCCTTTACGGCACAGCTCCATTTGACAAGGAGCAGTCGAAGGCCCTTGCCGACGCTTTCAAGGCGGTGCTGGGTCCCAATGGTGCCGATGTGATTTATGATGCCGTTGGCGGCGATTATTGCGAGCCTGCGCTCCGCTCGATTGCCTGGGAGGGGCGCTATCTTGTCGTCGGCTTCCCGGCTGGCATTCCAAAGCTGCCCTTGAACCTGACGCTCCTGAAGAGCTGCGACGTGTGCGGCGTGTTCTGGGGTGCATTTACGGCACGTGATCCAGAGGCCAATCGTGCCAATGTAGCGCGGCTGTTCCGGCTTTGGCAGGAGGGCAAGATTGCACCACGGGTGACGGAAGTGTTCCCGTTTGAACGTGGCGGCGATGCAATCGCGAAAATGGGTGCCCGCGGGGCTATTGGCAAGCTGGTGGTGCGGATCGGCGATTGAAGCCGACGCTGGTCACGCCTATCTGGGTAAATGGGTTTCGATTGAAGGGATGATGATGACGACGTTCGATGATCGCGAAAAGGCGCAAGAGGCCAAATTTGTTCGCGAAGAGGAAATGGCCTTTCGTGTGACTGCCCGGCGTAACAAACTTTTGGGCCAATGGGCTGCATCGCGCATGGGCCTTACACCGGAAGAAACCGATTCCTACGCCAAGAGTGTGGTTCAGGCCGATTTCGAGGAAGTCGGCGATGAGGATGTGATCCGCAAGTTGCTTGGCGACCTGACGGGCGCTCAGGTCGAGACAAGTGACGAAGAAATCAGGCAGGCGCTTGCCGATATGACGGTCGAGGCACGCCGGCAACTGATGGAGTCGATGTAACACCATGCCAATGGCCGCGGCAGATATTGAGGCGATGATCCGTGCCGCCATTCCCGATGCGACGGTAGAAATCACGGACCTCGCCGGTGATGGGGACCATTATGCTGCCAAGGTGACGAGCGCTGTCTTTGCCGGCATTCCGCGCGTCAAGCAGCACCAGATGGTTTATGCGGCGCTAGGCGGCCGGATGGGTGGCGTGCTTCACGCCCTGCAATTGACTACAGGCGTTCCCGGCTAGAGCGCGCGCAAGGCCGCAGACGGGCGGGCCGACAGCACGGGCAGAGCGCCTATCAGCGCCAACACCAGCGTGCCAACGCCTCCTGCAGCTACGGTACCGATTACGATGGCCAAATCAGGGGCCCATTCGAGTTCGAAGATTCTGGTCACGACATACCAACCCGCAGCACTTCCGATCGCGAGGGCGACAAGCGACAGGATTGTCGCGAGGATCGCATATTCGATCGCTTGCGTCGTCAGCACCTGAAACCGGGTGGCCCCAAGCAGTTTCAGCAGCACGGCATCATAGCTGCGCGACCGTCTGGCGGCAGCAACGGCACCCATGAGCACTGCAATGCCCGCGAGAACTGCCACCGACGCTGCCACAGCAATGGCCGAGCCTAATTGCCGCATGAGGTCGCCAACCTGTGTCACGACATCCTTCACGCGGATCATCGAGACGGAGGGGAATCCGTTGGAGACAGCTCGGCTAATTGCCGCCTCTGATTTGGTGGCCGTGCCGATTGTTGCAGCAAGGGTATAGGGGGCTGCCTCGAGAGTGCCGGGGGAAAAGACCAGCACGAAGTTGAAACCCAATGTGTCCCAGTTGATCTCCCGGAATGACGCGATTTTGGCTTCGATTTCGACCCCCAGCACCGAAATGGTCAGCCGGTCGCCCAGTTTCAGGCCGGTCGCCTTGGCGGCGCGCTCGTCGATCGAGACAAGCGGCGGCCCCGCATAATTGGCAGGCCACCATTGGCCTTCAGTGATCCGGCTGCCTTCGGGAATGGTGCGTGCAAAGGTCAATCCGCGATCGCCTCTCAGGAACCAGGCCTCTTCGGGAACATCCTTCATATCGGCGACGCGCCGGTCGTTGAGCGCGACCACGGGTCCGCGCAGGGTCGGGACAGTCACAACCTCAGCGCTTGGCGCAATGGTGCTTACAGAGGATCGAAAACGCGCTTCCTCATCCTTTGGAATATCGAGTGCAAAGAAACTTGGTGCGCGCTTGGGAATCGTATTCTCAATTGCGGAATTGAGGCTCGTCTGGATCGTTGCGAGTGTTGCAAACAGCGTCAATCCGAGCCCCAAGGCCACGACCAGCCGACCGGTCTGTGCGCCGGGTCGGTGAAGACCGGCAAGGGCCAAGCGCGCCAACGGGGCCCTTGGACGGGGCAGAGCAGCAGCGATGCGCCGGATCAGCCAACCCAGTCCGGCAAGGAGAGCAAGGAGACCAAGGACGGAACCAATGAAGCTCGCCGCAAACATTGGATCTCGGGCCGTGATGATGGCCAATGCAGCGATCAACCCGGCAATCGTGACCATGCCGGCGACAATTGGCCATGAGGGACGCGGGACTGTTTCAACCTGATCGCGGAACAGGCTGGCTGCTGTCACGGCGCGTGCGCGGGCAAGCGGGGCCAATGAGAAGAGCAGAGCAATCAAGAGCCCGTAAAGCGCACCAAGTGCCAATGGGGCGGGGTACACGTCCAGGTGTGGTGTGATGGGCAGGAGGTTGCCCGCAAGCCATGTCACCACCCACGGTACCAGGCCGCCGATCACAAGGCCGGCCATGATGGCAGCCGTCGAAATGAGGATAATCTGGGCCAGGTAGGCTATGAAGATCGTCTGTGACGATGCGCCCAGGACCTTGAGCGTAGCGATGCTCTCGCGCTTGCCATCAAGCCAGGAGGCGACCCCATTGCCAACGCCTATTCCCGCCACGGCAAGGGAGGCGAGGCCAATGAGCGCGAGAAATTGGCCAAGCCGCTCAATGAAGCGTCGCGTACCAGGTGCTCCGTTGCTGCGGTCGCGATAGTCCCAGCCCGCGCCAGCGAATTGCTTGGACAAGGACGCCGTCGCCTTCGCCGGATCGGCCCCGTCGCGCATCTTCACGCGATATTTGCTGGTATACAGGCTGCCCGGCTGGATCAGCCCGGTCGCGTCGACTCCCGCCTTGTCCGCCATGACGACCGGTCCAAGCGTGAAGCCTTCTCCGACCCGGTCCGGTTCTTCGGCAATGATGCCCATAATCCGAAACTGCGCGTCGCCCACGCGGATCTGGCTTCCGACCTTGAGGTCCAGCTTTTCGGCCAGCGCCGGTGCAATTGCGACATCGGTGCCGGATGGCCGGGCAGCAAGAGCTCCCTTTGCCAGGCGCAATCGGCCATAGAGTGGATAATTGGCATCAATGCCCTTGAGCTCGATCAGCAGTGACTGGCTGCCATCAGCCGTTGCTGCCATGGCCCGCATTTGCGTCGTTTCGGAAAGCGTGCCGAAGCGCGCGAACGCGGCACGTTCCTCATCCGTAGCACTCCGCTGCGCGGCTTCCGCCTGCAGGTCTCCACCAAGGATCACCTGGCCTTGTTCCGAAAGGCCAGTCAGGATCGCAGTCGAGAGGCTTCCGATTCCGGCGAGTGCAGCGACGCCAAGAAAAAGGCAGACGGCAAGCAGCCGCAGCCCTGCTTTCGAGCCACGCAAATCCCGCAAGGCAAGCCGAAGCGCTTCCTTCACGCGGAGGCCCTGTCAGAAATGATCCGCCCATCTTGCATCTCGACGATTCGCTTGCAGCGGGCAGCCAGCGACGGATCGTGCGTTATGATGAACAGGGTCGCGCCTGAATCGGCCTGTCGGGAAAAGAGCAGGTCCATGATCGCTGCCCCCGTCCTCGCATCGAGATTTCCGGTCGGTTCGTCCGCGAAGAGGATTTGGGGTCTTGGCGCCAATGCCCGGGCGATTGCCACCCGTTGCTGTTCACCGCCCGAAAGCTGGGCAGGGTAATGCCCGGTCCGCTCTGCAAGTCCAACGAGTGAAAGCTCCTCGCGCGCCCGATCGAACGGCGCGTCCATCCCCGCAAGTTCCAGAGGGACTGCAACATTCTCAAGCGCTGTCATTGTCGGGAGCAGGTGAAACGCCTGCAGGATGATTCCGATCCGACCGCGTCGGGCAAGAGCCAGACCATCTTCATCGAGTTTGCCAAAGTCGGCTCCGGCTATCTCGATGTCGCCGCCTGATGCTCGCTCCAGCCCAGCAAGGACGGCCATGAGTGATGACTTTCCCGAACCTGACGGGCCGAGCAAGGCCACAGTCTCTCCGCTGCCCACAGACAGGTCGATTCCGCGCAGTATTTCGACGCGCGCGTCCTTTTCTCCGAGTGTCAGCGTGACATTGCGGGCATTCATCACAATATGGGGGGAAGGCATTGAGGACTTTCTGATGAAGCGTTTGGTTGCATATGGGTGGGCTTTGGCAATTCTCCAAGCGGTCGCGCTGCTTTTTGCGCAACCCGCCTTTGCCAAGGACAAACTCGTTCTTGCATTCGGTGACAGCCTTACCGCCGGTTACGGCCTGAAGCCCAATGAGAGTTTTCCCGCCCAGCTGCAGGCTGCGCTGATCAAGGGCGGCATTCCGGCGCGGGTGCATAACGCCGGTGTCTCGGGCGATACCAGTGCAGCGGGGCGCGGGCGGCTGGCCTTCGTGCTGGCGGGATTGAAGGCAAAGCCCGATCTCGTGATCCTCGAACTCGGCGCGAATGATATGTTGCGCGGTCTCAAGCCGGATCAGACCCGGGCCAATCTCGACGCCATTCTTGGCGAACTCAGGAAACGCCGCATTCCCGTTATTCTGGCGGGGATGCGAGCTTCGCCCAATCTTGGAAAGCCCTATCAGGCCCAATTCGACCCGATCTTTGCATCACTTGCGAAGAAGCACAGTGCAAAGCTCTATCCCTTTTTCATGAACGGCGTCACGCCAAACCGGTCTCTGCTGATTGCTGACCAGATGCATCCCAATGCGAAGGGCGTGGCCATCATTGTGAAAGGGATCTATCCGCTGGTGGCCGCCGCACTGCGCTAGAGCCGGGCAGGGATCAGCCCAGAGCTGCTGCAACCTGTGCAAGCCGTTCCTTGCCGAACCACATTTCGTCGCCGACAAAGAAGGTCGGTATTCCGAACGCGCCTCGTTCCACGGCACTTGCAGTGTTCTGTGCAAGCTCGGCCTTGATCGCATCTTCGCTGGCACGTTCCAGCAGCCGCTTCCCGTCCACGCCGCCACGATCGAAGGCATTGGCGATCTCTTCAGGATCGGACAGGTTGATGCTGTCTTCCCACATCGCAACCATCATGGCTTCGACGGCCTGTTCGAACACAGCTTCATGTCTGGCAGCAACAATGGCGCGCATAAGCGGAAGTGTGTTGATCGGAAAATGGGGATTCATGCGAAACCTGGTCAAATTGTTTGCGGAGATGAATCGCTGAAACTCAAGCCTGTCATAGGCAAGCTTGGCCGGAACGTCCGCATACACGGCCCAGGGCGGCCGGTTTCCCGTCGCTTTCATCAACCCGCCCAGCAGAACAGGCACATAGCGAGCGACCGCCCCCGTGCGCGCGCAGAACTCGGGCAAAACGCGGTGCGTCAGATAGCCGTTCGGGCCGCCGATATCGAAGAGAAAGTCGAAACTCTTGCTCACCACTTTTCTCCCCAGGGTCGCAGGTCCAGCTCATGGCTCCAGGCGCTTTTTGGCTGCTTGTGGAGCATCACATAATTGGCCGCGATAGCATCGGGCGACAGGATCAGGTCGGCAGCCTTTGCTTCGTCAAAAGCAGGATGCCGACCCTTGATGAATTCCGTGTCAATGCCACCATCAATCACGGTGTGGGCAACATGGATGCCTTTGGGGCCCAGCTCACGTGCCATGGACTGTGCGAGCATCCGCAAAGCGGCCTTGGCCCCCGAAAATGCAGCATAGCCGGAGCCACCCCGAATGCTGGCTGTGGCGCCCGTAAAAAGGATTGTGCCGCGTCCGCGCGGGATCATATGCCTTGCAGCTTCCCGGCCCATCAGGAAGCCCGCCAGGCATCCCATTTCCCACACCTTGGTGTAAACGCGCGTTGTCGTTTCGACGATCGGGAACTGCACATTGGCGCCGATGTTGAAAACCGCCACTTCGATCGGCCCAACCTCAGCTTCAATCCTTTCAAACAGGGCGACCATTTCGGCTTCGTCACGGGCATCGCAAGGAAAGGCGCGCGCCTTATGGCCATTGTCCCGAATGGATTGTGCCAGCCGTTCAAGCTGTTCGGCATTGCGCATACGCCGGTTGACGCATGCCGTCAGTCCTTCGTTGGCAAATGCTCGAGCGATGGCGCCGCCTGTTGCATCCCCTGCTCCGATGATGACAGCCGCTGGCGAAGCGCTCACGCCTTTTCAAGTG of the Aquisediminimonas profunda genome contains:
- a CDS encoding 2-hydroxychromene-2-carboxylate isomerase, with product MSKSFDFLFDIGGPNGYLTHRVLPEFCARTGAVARYVPVLLGGLMKATGNRPPWAVYADVPAKLAYDRLEFQRFISANNLTRFRMNPHFPINTLPLMRAIVAARHEAVFEQAVEAMMVAMWEDSINLSDPEEIANAFDRGGVDGKRLLERASEDAIKAELAQNTASAVERGAFGIPTFFVGDEMWFGKERLAQVAAALG
- a CDS encoding SDR family oxidoreductase, which produces MSASPAAVIIGAGDATGGAIARAFANEGLTACVNRRMRNAEQLERLAQSIRDNGHKARAFPCDARDEAEMVALFERIEAEVGPIEVAVFNIGANVQFPIVETTTRVYTKVWEMGCLAGFLMGREAARHMIPRGRGTILFTGATASIRGGSGYAAFSGAKAALRMLAQSMARELGPKGIHVAHTVIDGGIDTEFIKGRHPAFDEAKAADLILSPDAIAANYVMLHKQPKSAWSHELDLRPWGEKW
- a CDS encoding DUF1476 domain-containing protein; this encodes MTTFDDREKAQEAKFVREEEMAFRVTARRNKLLGQWAASRMGLTPEETDSYAKSVVQADFEEVGDEDVIRKLLGDLTGAQVETSDEEIRQALADMTVEARRQLMESM
- a CDS encoding arylesterase; this encodes MKRLVAYGWALAILQAVALLFAQPAFAKDKLVLAFGDSLTAGYGLKPNESFPAQLQAALIKGGIPARVHNAGVSGDTSAAGRGRLAFVLAGLKAKPDLVILELGANDMLRGLKPDQTRANLDAILGELRKRRIPVILAGMRASPNLGKPYQAQFDPIFASLAKKHSAKLYPFFMNGVTPNRSLLIADQMHPNAKGVAIIVKGIYPLVAAALR
- a CDS encoding NADPH:quinone oxidoreductase family protein — encoded protein: MKALLSKAVGGPETLVLEEVPDPVAGPGQILVAVKACSINYPDVLIIEDKYQFKPPRPFAPGGEIAGVVEAVGEGVTKWKPGDRVLSTVGNGGLVEKIVLGEGQAFALPPERSFEEGASLLLTYGTTIHALLDRGHLKEGETLLVLGAAGGVGMAAVELGKAFGARVVAAVSTEEKAAAAKAAGADETILYGTAPFDKEQSKALADAFKAVLGPNGADVIYDAVGGDYCEPALRSIAWEGRYLVVGFPAGIPKLPLNLTLLKSCDVCGVFWGAFTARDPEANRANVARLFRLWQEGKIAPRVTEVFPFERGGDAIAKMGARGAIGKLVVRIGD
- the leuD gene encoding 3-isopropylmalate dehydratase small subunit, with product MDPVNHVQGKAYPFGRKNVDTDVIIPAHWLKTISRIGLGRGAFEALRAEPGNLFDDPAYAGSPILIAGDNFGCGSSREHAAWALGDMGIKAVIAPSFSDIFSGNAFKNGILTVVLPQEAVDRLMEVAKTDEIHIDLENQTVTTPFQDRFSFEIDPFRKQCLMGGLDEIGMTMAMDAQISNYEQRAAAAWPWQAGGANA
- a CDS encoding glutathione S-transferase family protein; amino-acid sequence: MYTLITANRNYSSWSLRPWVLMKALGIAFEDRVEPFTKPVNYDEFRAFSPTGQVPVLLDGDRVVHDSLGICLYLADRHAGVWPDDKAARAWAQCAVAEMHGGFAALRNACPMNVGVRVRPKPLSDAVAQNVQRLQELWPEGLSRFGGPWLGGSAFSAVDAFFAPVAYRVRTYGLDVGAGQAWVDRVIAHPAMQQWEAEALAESWREASHEEELRDAGDILADYRMG
- the leuC gene encoding 3-isopropylmalate dehydratase large subunit, with amino-acid sequence MASRPRTLYEKIWDAHVVDQRADGTCLVFIDRHLVHEVTSPQAFEGLRVAGRKVRRPDLTLAVPDHNLPTTPRKDAAGNRLPIADPESAQQLAALEQNAPAFGIRYIGATDREQGIVHVVGPEQGFSLPGTTIVCGDSHTACHGGLGALAFGIGTSEVEHVLATQTLLLTPSKTMEVRVEGALGPGVTAKDLALEIIRRIGAAGGTGHVIEYTGSTIRTLSVEGRLTVSNMSIEGGARAGLIAPDDVTFAYLKGRPMAPNGADWDAAVAYWRTLVTDPGATYDRTVLIDAAEIAPNVTWGTSPEDVVPVTGVVPDPMDFADPSKQEAARKSLAYMGLEPGMRMQDVAVENIFIGSCTNSRIEDLRAAAAVLKGRKKAPGVKWAIVVPGSGLVKEQAEAEGLDRIFKDAGLEWREPGCSACLGMNPDKVPPGERSASTSNRNFVGRQGPGARTHLVSPAMAAAAAVTGRLCDVRELGGAA
- a CDS encoding ABC transporter permease, encoding MKEALRLALRDLRGSKAGLRLLAVCLFLGVAALAGIGSLSTAILTGLSEQGQVILGGDLQAEAAQRSATDEERAAFARFGTLSETTQMRAMAATADGSQSLLIELKGIDANYPLYGRLRLAKGALAARPSGTDVAIAPALAEKLDLKVGSQIRVGDAQFRIMGIIAEEPDRVGEGFTLGPVVMADKAGVDATGLIQPGSLYTSKYRVKMRDGADPAKATASLSKQFAGAGWDYRDRSNGAPGTRRFIERLGQFLALIGLASLAVAGIGVGNGVASWLDGKRESIATLKVLGASSQTIFIAYLAQIILISTAAIMAGLVIGGLVPWVVTWLAGNLLPITPHLDVYPAPLALGALYGLLIALLFSLAPLARARAVTAASLFRDQVETVPRPSWPIVAGMVTIAGLIAALAIITARDPMFAASFIGSVLGLLALLAGLGWLIRRIAAALPRPRAPLARLALAGLHRPGAQTGRLVVALGLGLTLFATLATIQTSLNSAIENTIPKRAPSFFALDIPKDEEARFRSSVSTIAPSAEVVTVPTLRGPVVALNDRRVADMKDVPEEAWFLRGDRGLTFARTIPEGSRITEGQWWPANYAGPPLVSIDERAAKATGLKLGDRLTISVLGVEIEAKIASFREINWDTLGFNFVLVFSPGTLEAAPYTLAATIGTATKSEAAISRAVSNGFPSVSMIRVKDVVTQVGDLMRQLGSAIAVAASVAVLAGIAVLMGAVAAARRSRSYDAVLLKLLGATRFQVLTTQAIEYAILATILSLVALAIGSAAGWYVVTRIFELEWAPDLAIVIGTVAAGGVGTLVLALIGALPVLSARPSAALRAL
- a CDS encoding BolA/IbaG family iron-sulfur metabolism protein codes for the protein MPMAAADIEAMIRAAIPDATVEITDLAGDGDHYAAKVTSAVFAGIPRVKQHQMVYAALGGRMGGVLHALQLTTGVPG
- a CDS encoding ABC transporter ATP-binding protein; protein product: MPSPHIVMNARNVTLTLGEKDARVEILRGIDLSVGSGETVALLGPSGSGKSSLMAVLAGLERASGGDIEIAGADFGKLDEDGLALARRGRIGIILQAFHLLPTMTALENVAVPLELAGMDAPFDRAREELSLVGLAERTGHYPAQLSGGEQQRVAIARALAPRPQILFADEPTGNLDARTGAAIMDLLFSRQADSGATLFIITHDPSLAARCKRIVEMQDGRIISDRASA
- a CDS encoding TMEM165/GDT1 family protein, yielding MDALLTSTLIVALAEMGDKTQLLAIILATRFRKPLPIIAGILAATLANHALAAFAGVTAASLLDGPWFRYAVAASFIAMAGWTLIPDKADDEAGKASRFGPFITTCIAFFIVEIGDKTQIATIALGARFQSVLWVTMGTTLGMMIANVPAVYMGHELVKRVPLRTVQIVAALLFLGLGLWLAAETAGLF